From one Streptomyces sp. NBC_01478 genomic stretch:
- a CDS encoding 3'-5' exonuclease, producing the protein MTCWYEGPLAAFDTETTGVDVETDRIVSAAVVVQDAPGTRPRVTRWLVNPGVPVPAGATAIHGLTDEHLQRNGRWPAPVMREIADELGEQAAMGRPLVVMNAPFDLTLLDRELRRHRACSLDHWFESTALRVLDPRVLDKHLDRYRKGRRTLTDLCAHYGVTLDGAHDAGADALASLEVVRALGRRFATRLERLSPAELHTLQSTWHAAQARGLQAWFARSGTPESVDQSWPLRPELDAAA; encoded by the coding sequence ATGACGTGCTGGTACGAGGGCCCGTTGGCCGCGTTCGACACGGAGACCACGGGCGTGGATGTGGAGACCGACCGCATAGTGTCGGCCGCCGTCGTCGTCCAGGACGCCCCCGGTACCCGTCCCCGGGTGACCCGGTGGCTGGTGAACCCGGGGGTGCCGGTGCCCGCCGGGGCGACGGCGATCCATGGACTGACGGACGAGCATCTTCAGCGCAACGGCCGCTGGCCGGCGCCGGTGATGCGTGAGATAGCCGACGAGCTGGGCGAACAGGCGGCCATGGGACGGCCGTTGGTGGTCATGAACGCACCGTTCGACCTGACGCTGCTGGACCGCGAGCTGCGCCGGCACCGCGCGTGCTCGCTGGACCACTGGTTCGAGTCGACGGCGCTGCGGGTGCTGGACCCCCGGGTCCTGGACAAACACCTGGACCGCTACCGCAAGGGCCGCCGCACCCTCACCGACCTGTGCGCGCACTACGGCGTCACGCTGGACGGCGCGCACGACGCGGGCGCGGACGCGCTGGCCTCCCTGGAGGTGGTACGGGCCCTGGGCCGCCGCTTCGCGACCCGCCTGGAGCGCCTCTCCCCCGCCGAGCTGCACACCCTGCAGTCGACGTGGCACGCGGCCCAGGCGCGGGGGCTACAGGCGTGGTTCGCGCGCAGTGGTACGCCGGAGTCGGTGGACCAGTCGTGGCCGCTGCGCCCGGAGCTGGACGCGGCGGCCTGA
- a CDS encoding SRPBCC family protein produces the protein MEWTHYRFHARWSLPAPPAVVYPALERAEEYPRWWPQVREVKRIDDTTGVISIRASLPYTLTFTAREVRRDPVGGVLEIAMTGALEGWARWTLTADGSGTLARYDQEVDVNRPLLRRFAVPGRPVFRLNHALMMRAGRRGLLALLEAV, from the coding sequence ATGGAATGGACCCATTACCGCTTTCACGCCCGATGGTCCCTGCCCGCGCCGCCCGCCGTCGTGTATCCGGCCCTGGAGCGGGCCGAGGAGTACCCGCGCTGGTGGCCGCAGGTGCGCGAGGTGAAGCGGATCGACGACACCACCGGCGTCATCAGCATCCGCGCGAGCCTGCCGTACACCCTGACCTTCACCGCGCGCGAAGTGCGGCGCGACCCGGTCGGCGGAGTGCTGGAGATCGCGATGACCGGCGCCCTGGAGGGCTGGGCACGCTGGACGCTCACGGCCGACGGCTCCGGCACGCTCGCCCGCTACGACCAGGAGGTCGACGTGAACCGGCCGCTGCTCAGGCGGTTCGCCGTACCCGGGCGGCCGGTGTTCCGCCTCAACCACGCGCTGATGATGCGGGCCGGACGGCGCGGGCTCCTCGCACTCCTGGAAGCGGTTTGA
- a CDS encoding HIT family protein translates to MLSCMTSEPEQQIGVGTPDAFQRLWTPHRMAYIQGENKPTGPGADDGCPFCSIPAKSDEDGLIVRRGELVYGVLNLYPYNGGHLMVVPYRHVADYTDLTDAETVELAALTKQAMTALRTASGAHGFNIGMNQGSVAGAGIAAHLHQHIVPRWGGDTNFMPVVGHTKVLPQLLADTRKMLADAWPTV, encoded by the coding sequence ATGCTTTCCTGCATGACGAGTGAGCCGGAGCAGCAGATCGGAGTGGGCACCCCGGACGCGTTCCAGCGCCTCTGGACGCCCCATCGGATGGCCTACATCCAGGGCGAGAACAAGCCGACCGGCCCCGGTGCCGACGACGGTTGCCCCTTCTGCTCGATTCCGGCGAAATCGGATGAGGACGGGCTGATCGTCAGGCGCGGTGAGCTGGTGTACGGGGTGCTCAATCTGTACCCGTACAACGGCGGCCATCTGATGGTCGTGCCCTATCGCCATGTCGCCGACTACACCGACCTGACCGACGCGGAGACCGTGGAACTCGCGGCGCTCACCAAGCAGGCGATGACGGCTCTGCGCACCGCGTCAGGCGCCCACGGCTTCAACATCGGGATGAACCAGGGGAGCGTGGCGGGCGCGGGTATCGCCGCCCACCTGCACCAGCACATCGTCCCGCGCTGGGGCGGCGACACGAACTTCATGCCGGTGGTCGGCCACACGAAGGTGCTGCCCCAACTCCTCGCGGACACACGGAAGATGCTGGCGGACGCGTGGCCCACGGTGTGA
- a CDS encoding DUF2207 domain-containing protein produces the protein MVVVLVVFGGIGAGCQALSNTERVTSMWVGAEIRADGSARITEVIDYDFGHSGSTHGIYRDVPDADFFADDVRATMDGHKVPYAAAFGDSYRDVNGRESVADRLKVGDRDRTVGGVHRYRLQYTVPDAVKGGKLAWDAVGTGWKVDRADVEIHVVDAHGLTGLRCVHGDWDDGKPCSVRQSEPGHLVAKLDRLSGHEGLTLYATTAESRTATPAVLPTAPTGKAVGASLPHPLRNGGLFLAVALVCVALTLGVLRFLGRDRVRADGGRVRRVEVERLARSVTPSAAPPEELTPAQGGILRMETVTDQHKVAWLLDAAADGHLTIEGDDRHPVLRRHGRPVNREIRDVLDRMFAGGTGLVLGRRDASFKAGWEDLSSKLDNWRKASDLWDRTLTERLTRWGWGQLAVLLLALVLVVTGGVLNGHRVAAGLPVLLVGAVTAGLGLAVVARGWELDRRTPRGSALWLQVEAFRRYLADPATCPDAPSAEETADRYTAWAVSLGVEAAWEQAVGASTSAARARRSFSLGVSDALLAAVVVSAANAASGSGSSGRSGGGSSSGGVGGGAGGGGGGSW, from the coding sequence ATGGTCGTCGTTCTGGTGGTGTTCGGTGGGATCGGCGCCGGCTGCCAGGCGCTCTCGAACACGGAGCGGGTCACCTCGATGTGGGTCGGCGCCGAGATCCGCGCCGACGGGAGCGCCCGGATCACGGAGGTCATCGACTACGACTTCGGGCACTCGGGCTCGACGCACGGCATCTACCGTGACGTACCGGACGCGGACTTCTTCGCCGACGACGTCCGGGCCACCATGGACGGACACAAGGTCCCCTACGCCGCTGCCTTCGGCGACTCCTACCGGGACGTGAACGGCAGGGAGTCCGTCGCCGACCGGCTCAAGGTGGGCGACCGCGACCGCACGGTCGGGGGAGTGCACCGCTATCGGCTCCAGTACACGGTCCCCGACGCGGTGAAGGGCGGCAAGCTCGCCTGGGACGCCGTCGGCACCGGCTGGAAGGTCGACCGGGCCGATGTGGAGATCCACGTGGTGGACGCGCACGGGCTCACCGGTCTCCGCTGCGTGCACGGCGACTGGGACGACGGGAAGCCCTGTTCGGTCCGGCAGAGCGAGCCGGGACACCTCGTCGCCAAGCTCGACAGGCTGAGCGGACACGAGGGCCTCACGCTCTACGCCACCACCGCCGAGAGCAGGACCGCGACCCCGGCGGTGCTGCCAACTGCACCCACCGGCAAGGCTGTTGGTGCCTCCCTCCCGCATCCGCTGCGCAACGGCGGGCTGTTCCTCGCCGTCGCCCTGGTGTGTGTCGCGCTGACGCTCGGCGTCCTGCGGTTCCTCGGGCGCGACCGGGTGCGGGCGGACGGCGGTCGGGTACGGCGCGTCGAGGTCGAGCGGCTCGCCCGGTCGGTCACCCCGTCCGCCGCACCGCCCGAGGAGCTGACCCCGGCTCAGGGCGGCATCCTGCGCATGGAGACGGTCACGGACCAGCACAAGGTGGCCTGGCTGCTCGACGCCGCCGCCGACGGCCATCTCACCATCGAGGGCGACGACCGGCATCCGGTCCTACGGCGGCACGGGCGCCCGGTGAACCGCGAGATCAGGGACGTACTGGACCGGATGTTCGCCGGCGGCACCGGCCTGGTCCTCGGCCGGCGCGACGCGTCGTTCAAGGCGGGCTGGGAGGACCTCTCCTCGAAGCTGGACAACTGGCGCAAGGCGAGCGACCTGTGGGACAGGACCCTCACCGAGCGGCTCACCCGGTGGGGCTGGGGCCAACTGGCCGTGCTGCTCCTCGCGTTGGTCCTCGTGGTCACCGGCGGTGTGCTGAACGGACATCGCGTCGCGGCCGGACTTCCCGTCCTGCTGGTGGGTGCCGTGACCGCCGGTCTCGGTCTCGCCGTCGTCGCCCGCGGCTGGGAGTTGGACAGGCGGACCCCGCGCGGCAGCGCCCTCTGGCTCCAAGTCGAGGCGTTCCGGCGGTACTTGGCCGACCCGGCCACCTGCCCCGACGCGCCTTCCGCCGAGGAGACCGCGGACCGCTACACGGCATGGGCGGTGTCCCTGGGTGTCGAGGCCGCCTGGGAACAGGCCGTCGGCGCCTCGACCTCGGCGGCGCGAGCGCGGCGGAGTTTCTCCCTGGGTGTCAGTGACGCCCTGCTCGCCGCCGTCGTCGTCTCCGCGGCCAACGCGGCCTCCGGCTCCGGGAGTTCGGGCCGCTCCGGCGGCGGTTCCTCCAGCGGCGGAGTCGGTGGCGGCGCCGGTGGGGGAGGCGGCGGCTCCTGGTGA
- the thrS gene encoding threonine--tRNA ligase, whose amino-acid sequence MSDVRVIIQRDSEREERTVTTGTTAAELFAGERSIIAARVAGELKDLAYVVAEGDEVEGVEISSTDGLNILRHSTAHVMAQAVQELFPEAKLGIGPPVKDGFYYDFDVERPFTPEDLKAVEKKMQEIQKRGQRFSRRVVTDEDARAELANEPYKLELIGIKGSASTDDGADVEVGGGELTIYDNLDAKTGDLCWKDLCRGPHLPTTRNIPAFKLMRNAAAYWRGSEKNPMLQRIYGTAWPSKEELKAHLDFLIEAEKRDHRKLGNELDLFSIPEQIGSGLAVFHPKGGVVRRVMEDYSRRRHEEEGYEFVYTPHATKGKLFETSGHLDWYADGMYPPMQLDEGVDYYLKPMNCPMHNLIFDARGRSYRELPLRLFEFGTVYRYEKSGVVHGLTRARGFTQDDAHIYCTREQMADELDKTLTFVLNLLRDYGLNDFYLELSTKDPEKFVGSDEVWEEATETLRQVAEKQGLPLVPDPGGAAFYGPKISVQTKDAIGRTWQMSTVQLDFNLPERFDLEYTGPDGSKQRPVMIHRALFGSIERFFAVLLEHYAGAFPAWLAPVQAVGIPIGDAHVEYLEKFAVAAKKKGLRVEVDSSSDRMQKKIRNAQKQKVPFMVIVGDEDMNGGTVSFRYRDGSQENGIAFDEAIAKIEQIVAERAQV is encoded by the coding sequence GTGTCAGACGTCCGTGTGATCATCCAACGCGATTCCGAGCGGGAAGAGCGCACGGTGACGACGGGCACGACGGCCGCCGAGCTCTTCGCCGGCGAGCGCTCGATCATCGCCGCGCGCGTGGCCGGAGAGCTCAAGGACCTCGCGTACGTCGTCGCCGAGGGTGACGAGGTCGAGGGCGTCGAGATCTCCTCCACCGACGGCCTCAACATCCTGCGCCACTCCACCGCGCACGTGATGGCGCAGGCCGTGCAGGAGCTGTTCCCCGAGGCCAAGCTCGGCATCGGCCCGCCGGTCAAGGACGGCTTCTACTACGACTTCGACGTCGAGCGGCCGTTCACGCCCGAGGATCTCAAGGCCGTCGAGAAGAAGATGCAGGAGATCCAGAAGCGCGGCCAGCGTTTCTCGCGCCGCGTGGTGACCGACGAGGACGCCCGCGCGGAGCTGGCGAACGAGCCGTACAAGCTCGAACTCATCGGCATCAAGGGCTCCGCGTCCACCGACGACGGCGCGGACGTCGAGGTCGGCGGCGGCGAGCTGACGATCTACGACAACCTCGACGCCAAGACCGGCGACCTGTGCTGGAAGGACCTCTGCCGAGGCCCCCACCTGCCGACCACCCGCAACATCCCGGCGTTCAAGCTGATGCGCAACGCGGCCGCCTACTGGCGCGGCAGCGAGAAGAACCCCATGCTCCAGCGCATCTACGGCACCGCGTGGCCCTCCAAGGAGGAGCTGAAGGCGCACCTCGACTTCCTGATCGAGGCCGAGAAGCGCGACCACCGCAAGCTGGGCAACGAGCTCGACCTGTTCTCGATCCCCGAGCAGATCGGCTCCGGCCTCGCCGTCTTCCACCCCAAGGGCGGCGTCGTCCGCCGGGTCATGGAGGACTACTCGCGCCGCCGCCACGAGGAGGAGGGCTACGAGTTCGTCTACACCCCGCACGCGACGAAGGGGAAGCTCTTCGAGACGTCCGGGCACCTGGACTGGTACGCCGACGGCATGTACCCGCCCATGCAGCTCGACGAGGGCGTGGACTACTACCTCAAGCCCATGAACTGCCCGATGCACAACCTGATCTTCGACGCGCGCGGCCGCTCCTACCGTGAACTGCCGCTGCGCCTCTTCGAGTTCGGGACCGTGTACCGGTACGAGAAGTCGGGCGTCGTGCACGGACTGACCCGCGCGCGCGGCTTTACGCAGGACGACGCGCACATCTACTGCACGCGCGAGCAGATGGCCGACGAGCTCGACAAGACGCTCACCTTCGTCCTCAACCTCCTGCGGGACTACGGCCTGAACGACTTCTACCTGGAGCTGTCCACCAAGGACCCGGAGAAGTTCGTCGGCTCGGACGAGGTCTGGGAAGAGGCCACGGAGACGCTGCGACAGGTCGCCGAGAAGCAGGGGCTGCCGCTGGTTCCGGACCCGGGCGGCGCCGCGTTCTACGGTCCGAAGATCTCCGTCCAGACGAAGGACGCGATCGGGCGGACCTGGCAGATGTCGACGGTGCAGCTCGACTTCAACCTGCCGGAGCGGTTCGACCTGGAGTACACGGGTCCTGACGGGTCCAAGCAGCGGCCGGTCATGATCCACCGTGCGCTGTTCGGTTCGATCGAGCGGTTCTTCGCGGTGCTGCTCGAGCACTACGCGGGGGCGTTCCCGGCGTGGCTGGCGCCCGTGCAGGCGGTCGGGATTCCGATCGGGGACGCGCATGTCGAGTACCTGGAGAAGTTCGCCGTAGCGGCCAAGAAGAAGGGTCTGCGCGTCGAGGTCGACTCCTCCTCGGACCGGATGCAGAAGAAGATCCGCAACGCGCAGAAGCAGAAAGTGCCGTTCATGGTCATCGTCGGCGACGAGGACATGAACGGCGGGACGGTGTCCTTCCGTTACCGCGACGGCTCGCAGGAGAACGGCATCGCGTTCGACGAGGCCATCGCCAAGATCGAGCAGATCGTGGCGGAGCGGGCGCAGGTCTGA
- a CDS encoding elongation factor G-like protein EF-G2, which translates to MGDKANAHPGAAGRATAADHPASVRNVVLVGHSGSGKTTLVEALALTAGAVNRAGRVEDGGTVSDYDEIEHRQQRSVQLSLVPVDWDGYKVNLLDTPGYADFVGELRAGLRAADAALFVVSASDGVDGSTRMVWEECAAVGMPRAIVITHLESARADFESMTRHCAEAFGADDPDAVLPLYLPLHGAPGPDGHAPVTGLVGLLSQKLFDYASGERKESEPGPDQQPRIEEARNRLIEGIIAESEDETLMDRYLGGEEIDVKTLIGDLERAVARGVFFPVLAAAPAAEGARQGLGTVELLELITGGFPTPLEREAPGVTTVDGRARVLKTCDPNGPLVAEVVKTASDPYVGRVSLVRVFSGTLRPDATVHVSGHGLADRGHEDHDVDERVGALSAPFGKQQRALTHCIAGDLACVAKLGRAETGDTLSAKDDPLLMEPWEMPDPLLPLAIQAHSKADEDKLSQGLSRLVAEDPTMRLEQNQDTHQVVLWCLGEAHADVALERLRSRYGVQVDLVPHKVSLRETFAAKAQGRGRHVKQSGGHGQFAICEIEVEPLPGGTGIEFVDKVIGGAVPRQFIPSVEKGVRAQAARGVAAGHPLLDVRITLLDGKAHSVDSSDAAFQTAGALALREAAADAKIHLLEPVAEVTVLVGDDYVGAVMSDLSGRRGRVLGTEQTTGGRTLIRAEVPEIEIGRYAVDLRSLSHGTARFNRAYARHEPMPPQIADRIREKAGDV; encoded by the coding sequence ATGGGCGACAAGGCGAACGCACACCCCGGAGCCGCCGGCAGGGCTACGGCGGCCGACCACCCCGCGTCCGTACGGAATGTGGTGCTGGTCGGCCACTCCGGATCGGGCAAGACGACTCTGGTGGAGGCCCTCGCGCTGACCGCGGGGGCGGTGAACCGGGCGGGCCGCGTGGAGGACGGCGGCACCGTCTCCGACTACGACGAGATCGAACACCGGCAGCAGCGCTCGGTGCAGCTCTCCCTGGTGCCCGTCGACTGGGACGGGTACAAGGTCAATCTTCTCGACACCCCCGGGTACGCCGATTTCGTCGGCGAGTTGAGGGCCGGTCTGCGCGCGGCGGACGCGGCCCTCTTCGTCGTCTCGGCCTCCGACGGCGTGGACGGCTCGACCCGCATGGTGTGGGAGGAGTGCGCGGCGGTCGGCATGCCGCGCGCCATCGTCATCACGCATCTGGAGTCCGCCCGCGCGGACTTCGAGTCGATGACCCGCCACTGCGCGGAGGCGTTCGGCGCGGACGACCCCGACGCCGTACTCCCGCTGTACCTGCCGCTGCACGGCGCGCCGGGTCCTGACGGGCACGCGCCCGTGACCGGTCTGGTCGGGCTGCTGTCGCAGAAGCTCTTCGACTACGCGTCCGGGGAGCGCAAGGAGTCCGAACCCGGGCCCGACCAGCAGCCGCGGATCGAGGAGGCCCGCAACCGGCTCATCGAGGGGATCATCGCGGAGAGCGAGGACGAGACCCTCATGGACCGCTATCTCGGCGGCGAGGAGATCGACGTCAAGACGCTGATCGGCGACCTGGAACGGGCCGTCGCGCGCGGGGTGTTCTTCCCGGTTCTGGCCGCCGCCCCCGCCGCCGAGGGCGCCCGGCAGGGCCTCGGCACGGTCGAGCTGCTGGAGCTGATCACAGGGGGCTTCCCGACCCCGCTGGAGCGCGAGGCACCCGGGGTCACCACGGTCGACGGCAGGGCGCGCGTGCTGAAGACGTGCGACCCGAACGGGCCGCTGGTCGCCGAGGTCGTGAAGACCGCCTCCGACCCGTACGTCGGCCGGGTCTCCCTGGTGCGTGTCTTCTCCGGGACGCTGCGGCCCGACGCGACCGTCCATGTCTCCGGGCACGGGCTCGCCGACCGCGGGCACGAGGACCACGACGTCGACGAACGCGTCGGCGCCCTCTCCGCACCCTTCGGCAAGCAACAACGGGCGCTCACGCACTGCATCGCGGGCGACCTCGCCTGCGTGGCGAAGCTGGGCCGCGCGGAGACCGGGGACACCCTCTCGGCCAAGGACGACCCGCTCCTGATGGAGCCCTGGGAGATGCCCGACCCGCTGCTGCCGCTCGCCATCCAGGCGCACAGCAAGGCGGACGAGGACAAGCTCTCGCAGGGCCTGAGCAGGCTCGTCGCCGAGGACCCCACCATGCGCCTGGAACAGAACCAGGACACCCACCAGGTCGTCCTGTGGTGCCTCGGCGAGGCCCACGCGGACGTCGCCCTGGAACGGCTGCGCAGCCGCTACGGCGTCCAGGTCGACCTCGTACCGCACAAGGTCTCCCTACGGGAGACGTTCGCCGCCAAGGCGCAGGGGCGCGGCCGGCATGTCAAACAGTCCGGTGGACACGGGCAGTTCGCGATCTGCGAGATCGAGGTCGAACCGCTGCCGGGCGGCACGGGCATCGAGTTCGTCGACAAGGTCATCGGCGGCGCGGTGCCCCGGCAGTTCATCCCGTCGGTGGAGAAGGGCGTAAGGGCCCAGGCGGCAAGGGGAGTCGCGGCCGGCCATCCCCTTCTCGACGTACGGATCACGCTCCTGGACGGCAAGGCGCACTCGGTGGACTCCTCGGACGCCGCGTTCCAGACGGCCGGCGCGCTGGCGCTGCGGGAGGCCGCGGCCGACGCGAAGATCCATCTCCTGGAACCGGTGGCCGAGGTGACCGTGCTGGTCGGCGACGACTACGTGGGGGCCGTGATGAGCGACCTCTCCGGGCGGCGCGGCCGGGTGCTCGGCACCGAGCAGACGACCGGCGGGCGCACGCTGATCCGGGCGGAGGTGCCGGAGATCGAGATCGGCCGCTACGCCGTAGACCTCCGCTCCCTCTCGCACGGCACGGCCCGCTTCAACCGCGCCTACGCCCGCCACGAACCGATGCCTCCACAGATCGCCGATCGGATCCGCGAAAAGGCGGGCGACGTATAG
- a CDS encoding DUF4365 domain-containing protein, with product MVIAQPERGGLLPERTAPHRGSLATTACMETLQVGYLHAVAAAAGCSLSQPFPDNGIDWHVSHGSPGHTVDDEVTIKVQLKCTYQIAPNPPGRSFSFTLDNDHLRKLARTPVSVHKILVVMLVPRSQDDWLRASHDRLDLRHCCYWVNLAGHAITGRTRTTVRIPTSRIFDDRALCEIMTRVGTGGRP from the coding sequence ATGGTGATAGCGCAGCCCGAGCGGGGCGGGCTGCTGCCCGAACGGACGGCACCCCATCGCGGATCGCTCGCCACCACCGCCTGCATGGAAACGTTGCAGGTGGGCTATCTGCACGCCGTCGCCGCCGCGGCCGGCTGCTCGCTGTCGCAGCCCTTTCCGGACAACGGCATCGACTGGCACGTCAGTCACGGCTCCCCCGGGCACACGGTGGACGACGAGGTCACGATAAAAGTGCAGCTCAAGTGCACTTACCAGATCGCGCCGAACCCGCCCGGACGTTCCTTCTCCTTCACGCTCGACAACGACCATCTGCGCAAGCTCGCCCGCACGCCGGTCTCGGTGCACAAGATCCTGGTCGTGATGCTCGTCCCGCGTTCACAGGACGACTGGCTGCGCGCCAGCCACGACCGGCTCGACCTGCGGCACTGCTGCTACTGGGTCAACCTCGCCGGTCACGCGATCACCGGCCGGACCCGGACCACCGTGCGGATACCGACCTCGCGCATCTTCGACGACCGGGCGCTGTGCGAGATCATGACGCGGGTCGGGACGGGAGGCAGGCCATGA
- the pgsA gene encoding phosphatidylinositol phosphate synthase, which yields MGQPVASRGRAATPTLGKAMLNKYARAFFTRVLTPFAAFLIRRGVSPDTVTLLGTAGVVAGALVFYPMGEFFWGTVVITLFVFSDLVDGNMARQLGRSSRWGAFLDSTLDRVADSAVFGGLALWYAGGGDNIALCAVSIFCLASGQVVSYTKARGESIGLPVAVNGLVERAERLVISLVACGLAGLHKFGVPGIQWLLPVALWIVAVGSLVTLIQRVVTVRREAAEADATAAQEAPEQHSSGATP from the coding sequence ATGGGCCAGCCGGTGGCCAGCAGGGGCCGCGCGGCGACACCGACCCTCGGGAAGGCCATGCTGAACAAGTACGCGCGTGCATTCTTCACGCGTGTCCTCACGCCGTTCGCCGCGTTTCTGATCCGCCGGGGCGTCAGCCCCGACACGGTCACCCTCCTCGGCACCGCCGGAGTGGTCGCGGGCGCGCTGGTCTTCTACCCCATGGGCGAGTTCTTCTGGGGCACGGTCGTGATCACGCTGTTCGTGTTCTCGGACCTCGTCGACGGCAACATGGCCCGCCAGCTCGGCCGCTCCAGCCGCTGGGGCGCGTTCCTGGACTCCACGCTCGACCGGGTCGCCGACAGCGCGGTCTTCGGCGGCCTGGCCCTCTGGTATGCGGGCGGCGGCGACAACATCGCCCTGTGCGCCGTCTCGATCTTCTGCCTGGCCAGCGGTCAGGTGGTGTCGTACACCAAGGCGCGCGGCGAGTCGATCGGCCTGCCGGTGGCCGTCAACGGTCTGGTGGAGCGGGCCGAGCGGCTCGTGATCTCGCTGGTCGCGTGCGGTCTCGCGGGCCTCCACAAGTTCGGCGTCCCGGGCATCCAGTGGCTGCTGCCCGTCGCCCTGTGGATCGTCGCCGTGGGCAGCCTGGTCACGCTGATCCAGCGGGTCGTCACGGTCCGCCGGGAGGCCGCCGAGGCCGACGCCACGGCGGCCCAGGAGGCCCCGGAACAGCACAGCAGCGGGGCGACTCCGTGA
- a CDS encoding ion channel: MDDDSRTARWEQHTEVPLAVASLVFLAAYAVRILAHGLPDTGQDICLAVLFAAWALFAVDYAVRWRLSGRRLRFVRTHWLDTLVLLLPLLRPLRVVKVYEAVQRRHGQPRLALHARVIVYAGLSTVLLGFAGALSVYHEEYTAPGATIRTFGDAVWWTCATFATVGYGDVAPVTPLGRLIAVGMMAIGLALLGAVTGTFASWLLQVFAREDDERPPGS, encoded by the coding sequence ATGGACGACGACAGCCGCACGGCCCGCTGGGAGCAGCACACGGAGGTCCCCCTCGCCGTGGCGTCCCTTGTCTTCCTCGCCGCGTACGCCGTGCGCATCCTGGCCCACGGCCTGCCGGACACCGGGCAGGACATCTGCCTCGCCGTGCTGTTCGCCGCCTGGGCGCTCTTCGCCGTCGACTACGCGGTGCGCTGGCGACTGAGCGGCCGGCGGCTGCGCTTCGTCCGCACGCACTGGCTGGACACCCTGGTCCTGCTCCTGCCCCTGCTGCGCCCGCTGCGGGTCGTCAAGGTGTACGAGGCCGTGCAGCGCCGGCACGGACAGCCCCGGCTCGCGCTGCACGCGCGCGTGATCGTCTACGCCGGCCTGTCCACCGTCCTGCTGGGCTTCGCCGGCGCCCTCTCCGTCTACCACGAGGAATACACGGCCCCGGGCGCGACGATCAGGACGTTCGGCGACGCCGTGTGGTGGACCTGCGCGACCTTCGCGACCGTCGGCTACGGAGACGTGGCCCCCGTCACCCCGCTCGGCCGCCTGATCGCCGTAGGAATGATGGCCATCGGCCTGGCCCTGCTCGGCGCGGTCACCGGAACCTTCGCCTCCTGGCTGCTCCAGGTCTTCGCCCGGGAGGACGACGAGAGGCCCCCGGGGAGCTGA